Proteins co-encoded in one Euleptes europaea isolate rEulEur1 chromosome 1, rEulEur1.hap1, whole genome shotgun sequence genomic window:
- the IER2 gene encoding immediate early response gene 2 protein gives MEVQKEAQRIMTMSVWKMYHSRMQRGGLRLHRSLQLSLVMRNARDLYLSAKLEEEDEMAAGAGPGEDLAARQPPLGLQAASPRPPEGPPSPPGLQALERLPQAQPDGPRPSEAQPRPSLADGPEPEPMETVQEEPRRPPAPPRPRTSGSRSASGPPPGAAKPSRKRRSSSLGKIGAVEAGLVPSKKAKLAEEEGERQPQRQEGPFPSLARVLQDRFSGLILPPPQAPKGGGGGGGGDEPPKASCRQGDGVLSIVVRAVVAF, from the coding sequence ATGGAAGTGCAGAAGGAAGCCCAGCGCATCATGACCATGTCGGTGTGGAAAATGTACCACTCGCGCATGCAACGCGGCGGCCTCCGGCTCCACCGCAGCCTGCAGCTGTCCCTCGTCATGCGCAACGCCCGGGACCTCTACCTCTCCGCCAAGCTGGAGGAAGAGGACGAGATGGCGGCGGGCGCCGGGCCCGGGGAGGACTTGGCCGCGCGGCAGCCGCCGCTGGGCTTGCAGGCGGCCAGCCCGCGACCCCCGGAGGGGCCCCCGTCGCCCCCCGGCCTCCAGGCGCTGGAGAGGCTCCCCCAGGCGCAGCCGGACGGCCCGCGGCCGTCGGAGGCGCAGCCTCGCCCTTCGCTTGCGGACGGCCCCGAGCCGGAGCCCATGGAGACGGTGCAGGAGGAGCCCCGACGCCCGCCCGCGCCTCCCCGGCCCCGGACTAGCGGGAGCCGGAGCGCCTCGGGGCCTCCGCCGGGGGCCGCCAAGCCCAGCCGCAAGCgccgcagcagcagcctgggcaaGATCGGCGCCGTCGAGGCCGGCCTGGTGCCCAGCAAGAAGGCCAAGCTGGCCGAAGAGGAAGGCGAGCGGCAGCCGCAGCGCCAGGAAGGGCCTTTCCCCAGCCTGGCCCGCGTCTTGCAGGACCGCTTCTCGGGCCTGATCCTCCCGCCGCCCCAGGCCCccaaaggcggcggcggcggcggcggcggcgacgagCCCCCCAAGGCGAGCTGCAGGCAAGGCGACGGCGTGCTGAGCATCGTGGTGAGAGCCGTGGTGGCTTTCTAA